A window from Leptospira meyeri encodes these proteins:
- a CDS encoding SBBP repeat-containing protein, producing the protein MKMRFVLSIFILTIFFQCRQSQLNNSSDSHSKAYFETAIWNCVITTVPCYDIKQQNSGNKQWTRLLGGTTAVTTTSLASATDFDGNTYIAGKVDGALPGQTKVSSGTNTDLFLAKYNSKGVLQWIRQMGSSSNYHSDIQSIHVDVFGDVIATGFTQGSFEDYTSTEYGLVLFKYSQSGERLWTRIFYANSSSDIAGVGITSDLQGNIYIAGHTELTNINGEVAAGLYNLCIFKYDRTGTLLWSRLLAETPGSLIYGYKITYDSYSNQVYVIGHSIGPGTFLGQSIGSTQGSFIAAFSVDGVNTWAKTLGQAGTSIFARGIASDKRGSIYFTGELSGTPIDGQTFSGATAEVLIKFQVNGFREWTILRGAGASTSTNARGVYADNSGNVYTVGWTTGNLSGVSLNGTQDVYLSKYHFNGNLEWTRLSGSTLVTLDGMALSSDRLGTIHLTGGTTGNLDAQTKTGTKDAFVIQYK; encoded by the coding sequence ATGAAAATGCGATTCGTTTTGTCTATTTTTATTCTGACAATCTTCTTTCAGTGCAGACAAAGCCAACTAAACAATTCTTCAGACTCCCATTCGAAAGCATACTTTGAAACAGCAATATGGAACTGTGTCATCACAACAGTACCTTGTTATGACATTAAACAACAAAATAGCGGAAACAAACAATGGACGCGGTTGTTAGGTGGGACGACCGCAGTCACGACTACCTCTTTAGCATCTGCAACTGATTTCGATGGGAATACTTATATCGCAGGGAAGGTGGATGGAGCCTTGCCAGGGCAAACAAAAGTATCTTCAGGAACTAATACGGATCTTTTCCTCGCAAAGTATAACTCGAAAGGCGTTCTGCAATGGATTCGACAAATGGGATCATCCAGTAACTATCATTCTGATATTCAGTCGATTCATGTAGATGTTTTTGGGGATGTCATTGCAACTGGGTTTACTCAAGGCTCTTTCGAGGATTATACATCAACTGAATATGGTTTAGTGCTATTTAAGTATTCTCAGTCAGGGGAAAGGCTTTGGACTAGAATATTTTATGCAAATAGTAGTTCAGACATTGCCGGAGTGGGAATCACTTCTGATCTACAAGGAAATATTTATATTGCCGGGCATACTGAGTTAACAAACATAAATGGGGAAGTAGCCGCAGGACTTTATAATCTTTGTATTTTTAAATACGATCGAACGGGGACTTTATTATGGAGTCGGTTGTTAGCAGAAACTCCAGGTAGTCTCATTTACGGATATAAAATTACGTACGATAGTTATTCCAATCAAGTTTATGTCATTGGACATTCAATAGGACCAGGGACCTTTTTAGGCCAATCCATTGGTAGTACACAAGGAAGTTTTATTGCTGCATTCAGTGTTGATGGTGTAAATACTTGGGCAAAAACTCTGGGCCAAGCAGGTACAAGCATTTTTGCACGAGGTATTGCTTCCGATAAAAGAGGATCAATTTACTTCACTGGTGAATTGAGTGGAACACCTATAGACGGTCAAACTTTTTCAGGTGCAACCGCAGAGGTACTCATAAAATTCCAAGTGAATGGCTTTCGAGAATGGACAATCCTTCGTGGAGCTGGTGCGAGTACATCAACGAATGCTCGTGGAGTTTATGCAGACAATTCAGGTAATGTCTATACCGTCGGATGGACAACGGGGAATCTTTCTGGAGTTAGTTTGAATGGAACTCAAGATGTTTATTTGTCTAAATATCATTTTAACGGAAACTTAGAATGGACAAGGTTATCTGGTAGCACCTTGGTAACATTAGATGGTATGGCGTTGTCTTCAGATCGATTGGGAACCATTCACCTTACTGGCGGAACCACAGGAAATTTGGATGCACAAACGAAAACAGGGACAAAAGATGCATTTGTCATTCAGTATAAGTAA
- the queC gene encoding 7-cyano-7-deazaguanine synthase QueC has product MVSVKDSSPKSKSEKKGAVVLLSGGLDSTTCLYVAAKEFGYPKNKKLPLLALSFDYSQKHKIELIKSKKIAKTLGIKHVIQKLDPGFFLGSSLTEKKIKVRKNAKSLFSGDETEIPNTYVPGRNILFLSFALSLAEGHGYDSIYIGVNALDYSGYPDCRPEFIEAFQKMANLGTKKGVSGDGDSIQIKTPLLHLGKKEIIELGIQVNAPLHLTHSCYDPIKGKPCGKCDSCILRAKGFLEAGILDPTISLR; this is encoded by the coding sequence ATGGTTTCCGTTAAGGATTCCTCCCCTAAATCAAAATCTGAAAAAAAAGGAGCCGTTGTACTTCTGTCAGGTGGTCTTGATTCGACTACCTGTCTTTATGTTGCTGCTAAAGAATTTGGATACCCAAAAAACAAAAAACTGCCACTTCTGGCTCTTTCGTTTGATTATTCTCAAAAACATAAAATAGAACTCATCAAAAGCAAAAAAATCGCAAAGACCCTCGGAATCAAACATGTGATCCAAAAATTGGATCCTGGATTTTTTTTGGGAAGTTCCCTCACTGAAAAAAAAATCAAAGTGAGAAAAAACGCAAAATCCTTGTTTAGTGGGGATGAAACAGAAATTCCAAATACTTATGTTCCAGGACGGAATATCTTGTTTTTATCCTTTGCTTTGTCTCTCGCAGAAGGCCATGGGTATGATTCCATTTACATTGGAGTGAATGCTCTCGACTATTCTGGGTATCCAGATTGTCGGCCAGAGTTTATCGAAGCTTTCCAAAAGATGGCAAATCTTGGAACTAAAAAAGGTGTGAGTGGAGATGGTGATTCCATTCAAATCAAAACTCCTCTTTTACATCTAGGTAAAAAAGAAATTATTGAATTAGGAATTCAAGTAAACGCACCACTCCACCTAACGCATTCTTGTTATGATCCTATCAAAGGTAAACCTTGCGGAAAATGCGATTCTTGTATTTTAAGAGCCAAAGGATTTTTAGAAGCTGGAATTTTAGATCCAACTATCTCTCTTCGATAA
- the queD gene encoding 6-carboxytetrahydropterin synthase QueD, which produces MEELELSKTFGFEAAHFLPNVPEGHKCKRMHGHSFRFAVYLKGEIDPHTGWIMDFGELKSIVKPILDEHLDHYVLNDVPGLENPTSENIAVWLWNQLKPKLPLLDKITLYETCTSSCVYRGPKN; this is translated from the coding sequence ATGGAAGAGCTTGAACTTTCCAAAACCTTTGGTTTTGAAGCCGCACATTTTTTACCAAATGTTCCAGAAGGCCATAAATGCAAAAGAATGCATGGACACAGTTTTCGTTTTGCAGTATATCTCAAAGGGGAAATTGATCCACATACTGGTTGGATCATGGACTTCGGTGAACTAAAGTCTATCGTAAAACCAATATTAGACGAACATTTGGATCATTATGTTTTGAATGATGTTCCGGGATTAGAAAATCCTACGAGCGAAAACATTGCCGTTTGGCTCTGGAACCAACTCAAACCAAAATTACCTCTACTCGATAAAATCACTTTGTACGAAACTTGCACTAGCTCATGTGTGTACAGAGGGCCAAAAAATTAA
- the purF gene encoding amidophosphoribosyltransferase, with amino-acid sequence MILQSDKPKEECAIFGIYNSKEAANFTYLGLYSMQHRGQESSGIVTTDGSHLYRYANMGLVANIFTQPKIKELIGDAAIGHNRYSTTGASFLRNAQPIRVESHLGPVALAHNGNLVNSWDIRNRLERDGSIFQTTIDSEVIVHLMAKSHKTDLLEALCESLAQVRGAYSLLVLTPRYLIAVRDPNGFRPLVMGKRSDGAIVFASETCAFDITETEYVRDVEPGEMVVIDHTGMRSLYPFPKAKPSLCIFEYIYFARPDSYIFEESVYKVRKSLGRQLARVMPVEADVIIPVPDSANIAALGYSEESGIPYQSGLVRSHYIGRTFIEPDQKIRDFGAKIKYNVVKDVVNGKRVVIIDDSVMRGTTSRKIIKMIRNAGAKEIHFRVSAPPTVSPCYYGIDIPTHKELIASTHSIDEIQKYLRVDSLAYLTLDTMHKAVEGHKGGGFCDACFTSNYPVEFQDHAGNQKSLFTEYATEE; translated from the coding sequence ATGATTCTCCAATCTGACAAACCAAAAGAAGAATGTGCCATTTTCGGCATCTACAATAGCAAGGAAGCTGCTAATTTTACCTACCTAGGTTTGTACTCGATGCAACACCGAGGCCAGGAGTCCAGTGGGATCGTCACAACCGATGGTTCCCATTTATACCGGTATGCCAACATGGGCCTTGTGGCAAATATCTTCACCCAACCGAAGATCAAAGAGCTCATTGGGGATGCGGCCATTGGCCACAACCGGTATTCCACAACGGGAGCAAGTTTTCTCCGAAATGCTCAGCCCATCCGCGTGGAATCCCACTTAGGTCCTGTGGCCCTCGCCCACAATGGAAACCTAGTCAACTCGTGGGACATTCGCAATCGATTGGAAAGGGATGGATCGATCTTCCAAACCACCATCGATTCCGAAGTCATTGTCCATCTTATGGCAAAAAGCCATAAAACAGATCTTCTCGAAGCACTCTGTGAGTCTCTCGCCCAAGTTCGGGGTGCCTACTCTCTGTTAGTTTTAACTCCTAGATATCTTATTGCCGTTCGGGATCCCAATGGTTTCCGGCCGCTTGTGATGGGGAAACGTTCGGATGGGGCCATTGTGTTTGCTTCCGAAACTTGTGCTTTTGACATCACAGAAACGGAATACGTAAGAGATGTGGAACCAGGAGAGATGGTTGTCATTGACCATACCGGAATGCGCTCTCTTTATCCGTTCCCAAAAGCAAAACCAAGCCTTTGTATTTTTGAATACATCTACTTTGCAAGACCTGATTCTTATATTTTTGAAGAATCAGTTTATAAAGTAAGAAAATCTCTCGGTCGCCAACTGGCACGTGTTATGCCAGTAGAAGCCGATGTGATCATTCCCGTTCCTGATTCTGCAAACATTGCTGCCTTGGGTTATAGTGAAGAGTCAGGGATTCCTTACCAAAGTGGTCTTGTTCGTTCTCATTATATTGGTCGAACCTTCATTGAGCCGGATCAAAAGATTCGGGATTTTGGAGCCAAAATCAAATACAATGTGGTGAAAGATGTAGTGAACGGGAAACGGGTGGTCATCATTGACGACTCGGTCATGCGAGGGACTACAAGTCGAAAAATCATCAAAATGATTCGCAATGCTGGTGCCAAAGAAATTCATTTCCGAGTTTCTGCACCTCCAACGGTTTCTCCATGTTATTATGGAATCGATATTCCTACCCATAAAGAACTCATTGCATCCACACATAGTATTGATGAAATTCAAAAGTATCTTCGTGTTGATTCATTAGCTTATTTAACATTGGATACAATGCACAAAGCAGTGGAAGGCCATAAGGGTGGTGGGTTCTGTGATGCTTGTTTTACATCCAATTACCCAGTGGAATTCCAAGACCATGCAGGAAACCAAAAGTCCTTATTTACGGAATATGCGACGGAAGAGTAA